The Phoenix dactylifera cultivar Barhee BC4 chromosome 12, palm_55x_up_171113_PBpolish2nd_filt_p, whole genome shotgun sequence genome has a window encoding:
- the LOC103708902 gene encoding B3 domain-containing transcription repressor VAL2-like: MGSKRCMNTGCGATEPGGEGEWRKGWGLKSGGFATLCDKCGMAYEQLVFCDKFHLNETGWRDCIFCGKQLHCGCIASKSSFDLLDSGGVQCISCMKNSKCESIAMLHHSPPSLPSGCWILFMLALRIPGGSFQGIDKINRIIFVTVRMAHIPCEVIQELLPQPPPIVLAPSSMSPMDEKKGNDFVARLTINAGELQHTSTNGERDNYTRDKGNDIQLGSRTEGDGHSILVLAQRESINGSFGHIKREQVAFHLGEKGSSCFTNKNDGPIGSSLVINKGDRNDTVSDKIIYESLAHACLSISLGTSNSGNMTACLNSKNPQITFPLSNTLTGGRQQDKVLSAFQQVQRSHHFLPMPLRTSSGTDSEASKEIFSGMSVARPPGEGRVRNQLLPRYWPRITDQELRQISGDSNSTIVPLFEKILSASDAGRIGRLVLPKACAEAYFPPISQPEGLPLKIQDVKGKEWVLQFRFWPNNNSRMYVLEGVTPCIQSMQLQAGDTVIFSRIDPEGKLVMGFRKATNSVSLQDSQISAFASGAIGNEAFFSGVIENLPIPLLALEKKRSRNIGSKSKRLLMENEDAFELKLTWEEAQDLLRPPPSVKPSIVMIEDHEFEEYEDPPVFGKRTIFTVRASGGHDQWVQCDNCFKWRRLPVDVLLPSKWTCTDNKWDPKRSSCSVPNEISPTEMQNLLQQNAEMRRQRIAASSKQSPPDLEASTSEPLGIGAAPSDNRNQATTRAATTTKHPRHRPGCTCIVCIQPPSGKGPKHKPTCMCNVCMTVKRRFATLMMRKKKRQSEQEEAESHKRLLWSSNEETEAHGSFKCVPFQENATERLEMSKGYLDLNCHPEHEGFTQSGPARVSMMSLLQEAGRPLDAYLKQNGLASLACEQQPSSNIQTLPQVSGEREGRTPDESHLSSPCQERGSVNADEGDHKPDQVQNDTA, encoded by the exons ATGGGGTCAAAGCGCTGTATGAACACTGGGTGTGGGGCGACTGAGCCGGGAGGCGAGGGGGAGTGGAGGAAGGGCTGGGGGCTGAAATCGGGCGGATTTGCTACTCTCTGCGACAAGTGCGG GATGGCATATGAACAATTAGTTTTCTGTGACAAGTTTCACTTAAATGAAACTGGCTGGAGGGACTGCATATTCTGTGGAAAG CAGCTACATTGTGGATGTATTGCTTCAAAGTCATCATTTGATCTACTTGACAGTGGGGGAGTACAGTGTATTAGCTGCATGAAGAATTCTAAATGTGAATCT ATTGCCATGCTCCATCATTCACCACCATCGCTACCATCAGGTTGTTGGATCTTATTCATGTTGGCTCTTAGAATCCCAGGTGGAAGCTTTCAGGGAATTGACAAAATAAATAGAATTATATTTGTGACTGTAAGAATG GCACATATTCCTTGTGAAGTTATCCAAGAGCTTTTGCCTCAACCTCCTCCCATTGTTCTTGCTCCCTCTTCCATGAGCCCTATGGATGAAAAGAAGGGGAATGATTTTGTTGcaagattaacaattaatgCTGGTGAACTGCAGCATACTTCCACTAATGGTGAAAGGGATAATTATACCAGAGATAAGGGCAATGACATACAATTGGGAAGCAGAACTGAGGGTGATGGACACAGCATTTTGGTCTTAGCCCAAAGAGAGAGCATAAATGGATCATTTGGGCACATAAAAAGGGAGCAAGTTGCTTTTCATCTTGGAGAGAAGGGAAGTTCATGTTTCACAAATAAAAATGATGGTCCTATAGGGTCTTCTCTGGTTATCAATAAAGGTGACAGAAATGATACTGTGTcagataaaattatatatgagtCACTAGCCCATGCATGCCTGAGCATAAGTTTAGGGACTTCAAACTCTGGCAACATGACCGCTTGTCTTAATTCGAAAAATCCGCAGATTACATTTCCACTTTCTAATACACTTACTGGAGGAAGGCAGCAGGATAAAGTACTATCTGCCTTTCAACAAGTGCAGAGGTCCCACCATTTTCTGCCTATGCCACTGAGGACAAGCAGTGGCACTGATTCAGAAGCatcaaaagaaatattttcaggTATGAGTGTTGCAAGGCCACCTGGTGAGGGAAGGGTCCGGAATCAATTGCTTCCACGTTATTGGCCAAGGATCACTGACCAAGAACTACGTCAAATATCTGGAGA TTCAAACTCTACGATTGTGCCATTATTCGAGAAGATCCTAAGTGCCAGTGATGCAGGTCGGATTGGTCGCTTAGTCCTGCCTAAAGCATGCGCAGAA GCATATTTTCCTCCTATTTCTCAACCGGAAGGTCTTCCACTAAAGATTCAAGATGTGAAAGGAAAAGAATGGGTTCTTCAATTCAGATTTTGGCCAAATAACAATAGCAGAATGTACGTCTTAGAAGGTGTCACTCCATGCATACAGTCAATGCAATTACAAGCTGGTGACACAG TAATTTTCAGCCGAATAGATCCTGAAGGAAAACTTGTAATGGGATTTCGAAAGGCAACAAATTCTGTTTCCTTGCAG gattcacaaatttcTGCCTTTGCTAGTGGTGCCATTGgcaatgaagctttcttttcagGAGTTATTGAGAACCTGCCTATA CCTTTATTAGCtcttgagaagaaaagaagccggAATATTGGATCCAAAAGCAAGAGGCTCCTTATGGAGAATGAAGATGCTTTCGAGCTGAAACTTACATGGGAGGAGGCCCAAGATTTGCTACGTCCGCCTCCGAGTGTCAAGCCTAGCATTGTTATGATTGAGGATCATGAATTTGAAGAATATGAA GATCCCCCAGTTTTTGGAAAGAGAACTATTTTCACAGTCCGAGCATCTGG GGGACATGATCAATGGGTTCAATGTGATAACTGTTTCAAATGGCGTAGGTTGCCTGTGGATGTTCTTCTTCCCTCAAAGTGGACGTGTACTGACAACAAATGGGATCCAAAAAG ATCTTCATGTTCAGTACCAAATGAAATAAGCCCAACTGAGATGCAAAATCTTCTCCAGCAGAATGCAG AGATGAGAAGGCAGAGGATTGCTGCAAGTTCCAAACAAAGTCCTCCAGATCTTGAGGCATCTACTTCTGAACCCCTGGGCATTGGTGCAGCCCCTTCAGATAACAGGAACCAAGCAACAACCCGGGCTGCAACTACCACCAAGCACCCGCGGCACCGTCCTGGATGCACGTGCATTGTGTGCATCCAGCCACCGAGTGGCAAGGGCCCCAAGCACAAGCCCACATGCATGTGCAATGTTTGTATGACTGTCAAGCGCCGCTTTGCTACGCTTATGATGCGAAAGAAGAAGCGCCAGTCCGAGCAAGAAGAAGCTGAGTCCCACAAGAGACTCTTATGGAGCAGcaatgaagaaactgaagcacatGGCTCTTTCAAGTGTGTTCCTTTTCAGGAGAATGCTACTGAGAGGCTTGAAATGAGTAAGGGATACCTGGACCTGAATTGCCACCCAGAGCATGAGGGCTTTACTCAATCTGGTCCGGCCCGTGTCAGCATGATGAGCCTTCTTCAGGAGGCCGGTCGTCCTCTGGATGCATATCTGAAGCAGAATGGACTTGCAAGCTTGGCATGCGAGCAACAACCGAGCTCAAACATCCAAACATTGCCGCAGGTCtctggagagagggagggaaggaCCCCTGATGAAAGCCACCTCTCTTCACCATGTCAGGAGCGGGGCAGTGTCAATGCCGATGAAGGAGATCACAAACCTGACCAAGTCCAGAATGATACTGCTTGA